The following proteins are co-located in the Enoplosus armatus isolate fEnoArm2 chromosome 8, fEnoArm2.hap1, whole genome shotgun sequence genome:
- the plagl2 gene encoding zinc finger protein PLAGL2 isoform X2 has translation MATHSPQKTHQCLFCEKMFHRKDHLKNHLQTHDPNKEAFKCEECGKHYNTKLGYKRHVAMHSATAGDLTCKVCMQTYESTPVLLEHLKSHSGKSSGGTKEKKHPCDHCDRRFYTRKDVRRHMVVHTGRKDFLCQYCAQRFGRKDHLTRHVKKSHSQELLKIKTEPPDMLGLLASGSPPCSVKEELSPMMCGMGPNKDPMMGKPFPSGAPFPMGMYNPHHLQAMSNSGVGHPHPSLMPGSLSAAMGMGCHMESPGPLHPHSHHQAPKYQLGSTSYLLDKPLKVEMESFLMDLQSGSPGPVPSIESHAAASPPKDGLEPTSGLADELCGDPLLSKSPAVIAESLCAANMDFSHLLGFLPLNLPPYNAPMSTGGLVMGYTSSATSSSLTSLQPQPQEQQSSSGGLGLGPLHPLPSVFSSSLSTTTLPRFHQAFQ, from the exons ATGGCCACACACTCTCCACAGAAGACCCATCAGTGCTTGTtctgtgagaaaatgtttcaccGCAAAGACCACCTGAAGAACCACCTGCAGACCCATGACCCCAACAAGGAGGCCTTCAAGTGTGAGGAGTGTGGGAAGCACTACAACACCAAGCTGGGATATAAGCGCCATGTGGCCATGCACTCTGCCACAGCAGGGGATCTCACCTGTAAAGTGTGCATGCAGACCTACGAGAGCACACCCGTTCTCTTGGAGCACCTCAAGAGCCACTCCGGGAAGTCTTCGGGTGGCACCAAGGAGAAAAAACACCCGTGTGACCACTGTGACCGTCGTTTCTACACACGGAAGGATGTGAGACGGCACATGGTGGTCCACACGGGCCGAAAGGACTTCCTGTGCCAGTACTGTGCCCAGCGCTTTGGCAGGAAGGACCATCTGACTCGCCACGTGAAGAAGAGTCACTCACAGGAGCTGCTGAAGATCAAGACAGAGCCTCCTGATATGTTAGGTCTTTTAGCTTCGGGGTCACCACCTTGCTCTGTGAAGGAAGAGCTTAGCCCCATGATGTGTGGAATGGGTCCTAACAAAGACCCCATGATGGGCAAACCATTCCCCAGTGGGGCCCCTTTTCCAATGGGCATGTACAACCCCCACCATCTTCAGGCCATGTCTAATTCTGGGGTGGGTCACCCACACCCGTCCCTGATGCCCGGTTCCTTGTCTGCAGCTATGGGCATGGGCTGTCACATGGAATCCCCTGGACCTCTTCACCCACActcccatcacca AGCCCCCAAATACCAGCTGGGATCTACCTCATACCTGCTGGACAAGCCCTTGAAAGTGGAGATGGAGAGCTTCCTCATGGATCTGCAGAGTGGCTCGCCAGGCCCGGTTCCCTCTATAGAGTCACACGCTGCTGCCTCGCCCCCTAAGGACGGACTGGAGCCCACCTCGGGCCTGGCGGATGAGCTTTGCGGGGATCCCCTCCTGTCCAAGAGCCCTGCGGTGATCGCTGAGTCTCTGTGTGCTGCTAACATGGACTTCTCCCACCTGCTGGGGTTCCTGCCCCTCAACCTGCCTCCCTACAACGCCCCCATGAGCACGGGAGGGCTGGTGATGGGCTACACCTCAtctgccacctcctcct CTCTTACCTCTTTGCAACCGCAACCTCAGGAGCAGCAGAGCTCCAGCGGGGGTCTGGGCCTCGGACCCCTGCACCCCCTCCCATCAGTGTTCAGCTCCAGCCTTAGTACCACCACACTGCCTCGCTTCCACCAGGCCTTCCAGTGA
- the plagl2 gene encoding zinc finger protein PLAGL2 isoform X3 has protein sequence MATHSPQKTHQCLFCEKMFHRKDHLKNHLQTHDPNKEAFKCEECGKHYNTKLGYKRHVAMHSATAGDLTCKVCMQTYESTPVLLEHLKSHSGKSSGGTKEKKHPCDHCDRRFYTRKDVRRHMVVHTGRKDFLCQYCAQRFGRKDHLTRHVKKSHSQELLKIKTEPPDMLGLLASGSPPCSVKEELSPMMCGMGPNKDPMMGKPFPSGAPFPMGMYNPHHLQAMSNSGVGHPHPSLMPGSLSAAMGMGCHMESPGPLPPKYQLGSTSYLLDKPLKVEMESFLMDLQSGSPGPVPSIESHAAASPPKDGLEPTSGLADELCGDPLLSKSPAVIAESLCAANMDFSHLLGFLPLNLPPYNAPMSTGGLVMGYTSAVAMAPLTSLQPQPQEQQSSSGGLGLGPLHPLPSVFSSSLSTTTLPRFHQAFQ, from the exons ATGGCCACACACTCTCCACAGAAGACCCATCAGTGCTTGTtctgtgagaaaatgtttcaccGCAAAGACCACCTGAAGAACCACCTGCAGACCCATGACCCCAACAAGGAGGCCTTCAAGTGTGAGGAGTGTGGGAAGCACTACAACACCAAGCTGGGATATAAGCGCCATGTGGCCATGCACTCTGCCACAGCAGGGGATCTCACCTGTAAAGTGTGCATGCAGACCTACGAGAGCACACCCGTTCTCTTGGAGCACCTCAAGAGCCACTCCGGGAAGTCTTCGGGTGGCACCAAGGAGAAAAAACACCCGTGTGACCACTGTGACCGTCGTTTCTACACACGGAAGGATGTGAGACGGCACATGGTGGTCCACACGGGCCGAAAGGACTTCCTGTGCCAGTACTGTGCCCAGCGCTTTGGCAGGAAGGACCATCTGACTCGCCACGTGAAGAAGAGTCACTCACAGGAGCTGCTGAAGATCAAGACAGAGCCTCCTGATATGTTAGGTCTTTTAGCTTCGGGGTCACCACCTTGCTCTGTGAAGGAAGAGCTTAGCCCCATGATGTGTGGAATGGGTCCTAACAAAGACCCCATGATGGGCAAACCATTCCCCAGTGGGGCCCCTTTTCCAATGGGCATGTACAACCCCCACCATCTTCAGGCCATGTCTAATTCTGGGGTGGGTCACCCACACCCGTCCCTGATGCCCGGTTCCTTGTCTGCAGCTATGGGCATGGGCTGTCACATGGAATCCCCTGGACCTCTTC CCCCCAAATACCAGCTGGGATCTACCTCATACCTGCTGGACAAGCCCTTGAAAGTGGAGATGGAGAGCTTCCTCATGGATCTGCAGAGTGGCTCGCCAGGCCCGGTTCCCTCTATAGAGTCACACGCTGCTGCCTCGCCCCCTAAGGACGGACTGGAGCCCACCTCGGGCCTGGCGGATGAGCTTTGCGGGGATCCCCTCCTGTCCAAGAGCCCTGCGGTGATCGCTGAGTCTCTGTGTGCTGCTAACATGGACTTCTCCCACCTGCTGGGGTTCCTGCCCCTCAACCTGCCTCCCTACAACGCCCCCATGAGCACGGGAGGGCTGGTGATGGGCTACACCT ctgccGTCGCCATGGCACCTCTTACCTCTTTGCAACCGCAACCTCAGGAGCAGCAGAGCTCCAGCGGGGGTCTGGGCCTCGGACCCCTGCACCCCCTCCCATCAGTGTTCAGCTCCAGCCTTAGTACCACCACACTGCCTCGCTTCCACCAGGCCTTCCAGTGA
- the plagl2 gene encoding zinc finger protein PLAGL2 isoform X1: MATHSPQKTHQCLFCEKMFHRKDHLKNHLQTHDPNKEAFKCEECGKHYNTKLGYKRHVAMHSATAGDLTCKVCMQTYESTPVLLEHLKSHSGKSSGGTKEKKHPCDHCDRRFYTRKDVRRHMVVHTGRKDFLCQYCAQRFGRKDHLTRHVKKSHSQELLKIKTEPPDMLGLLASGSPPCSVKEELSPMMCGMGPNKDPMMGKPFPSGAPFPMGMYNPHHLQAMSNSGVGHPHPSLMPGSLSAAMGMGCHMESPGPLHPHSHHHHHHHHHHHHHHSPPLPQHHQPPAPQQQHQPQPAPKYQLGSTSYLLDKPLKVEMESFLMDLQSGSPGPVPSIESHAAASPPKDGLEPTSGLADELCGDPLLSKSPAVIAESLCAANMDFSHLLGFLPLNLPPYNAPMSTGGLVMGYTSSATSSSSSISSSSSLHAAEPHAAAVAAAAAAVAMAPLTSLQPQPQEQQSSSGGLGLGPLHPLPSVFSSSLSTTTLPRFHQAFQ; this comes from the coding sequence ATGGCCACACACTCTCCACAGAAGACCCATCAGTGCTTGTtctgtgagaaaatgtttcaccGCAAAGACCACCTGAAGAACCACCTGCAGACCCATGACCCCAACAAGGAGGCCTTCAAGTGTGAGGAGTGTGGGAAGCACTACAACACCAAGCTGGGATATAAGCGCCATGTGGCCATGCACTCTGCCACAGCAGGGGATCTCACCTGTAAAGTGTGCATGCAGACCTACGAGAGCACACCCGTTCTCTTGGAGCACCTCAAGAGCCACTCCGGGAAGTCTTCGGGTGGCACCAAGGAGAAAAAACACCCGTGTGACCACTGTGACCGTCGTTTCTACACACGGAAGGATGTGAGACGGCACATGGTGGTCCACACGGGCCGAAAGGACTTCCTGTGCCAGTACTGTGCCCAGCGCTTTGGCAGGAAGGACCATCTGACTCGCCACGTGAAGAAGAGTCACTCACAGGAGCTGCTGAAGATCAAGACAGAGCCTCCTGATATGTTAGGTCTTTTAGCTTCGGGGTCACCACCTTGCTCTGTGAAGGAAGAGCTTAGCCCCATGATGTGTGGAATGGGTCCTAACAAAGACCCCATGATGGGCAAACCATTCCCCAGTGGGGCCCCTTTTCCAATGGGCATGTACAACCCCCACCATCTTCAGGCCATGTCTAATTCTGGGGTGGGTCACCCACACCCGTCCCTGATGCCCGGTTCCTTGTCTGCAGCTATGGGCATGGGCTGTCACATGGAATCCCCTGGACCTCTTCACCCACActcccatcaccaccaccatcatcaccaccatcaccaccaccaccattccCCTCCGCTGCCCCAACACCACCAGCCTCCGGctccccagcagcagcaccagcccCAGCCAGCCCCCAAATACCAGCTGGGATCTACCTCATACCTGCTGGACAAGCCCTTGAAAGTGGAGATGGAGAGCTTCCTCATGGATCTGCAGAGTGGCTCGCCAGGCCCGGTTCCCTCTATAGAGTCACACGCTGCTGCCTCGCCCCCTAAGGACGGACTGGAGCCCACCTCGGGCCTGGCGGATGAGCTTTGCGGGGATCCCCTCCTGTCCAAGAGCCCTGCGGTGATCGCTGAGTCTCTGTGTGCTGCTAACATGGACTTCTCCCACCTGCTGGGGTTCCTGCCCCTCAACCTGCCTCCCTACAACGCCCCCATGAGCACGGGAGGGCTGGTGATGGGCTACACCTCAtctgccacctcctcctcttcctccatctcctcttcctcatctctgcaCGCTGCCGAGCCCCATGCCGCAGCAGTcgccgcagcagcagctgccGTCGCCATGGCACCTCTTACCTCTTTGCAACCGCAACCTCAGGAGCAGCAGAGCTCCAGCGGGGGTCTGGGCCTCGGACCCCTGCACCCCCTCCCATCAGTGTTCAGCTCCAGCCTTAGTACCACCACACTGCCTCGCTTCCACCAGGCCTTCCAGTGA